The Candidatus Hamiltonella defensa 5AT (Acyrthosiphon pisum) DNA window TCAATATAGCCAATATAGTTCCCTATCAAGGAATGCTCTTTGTATCTTTTTGGGAGTGGTTTTCCAGTTTGTAATAAGTTTATCGTTTCTAAAATGATTTTTTGAGCTTTTTTATTATTTTCATACCGTTTGGCGTCTTTTTTAAAACGGCTTTGATAAACAATTTTTAGCATGATCACCAACCGAGATCACGTTTGAGTTCCTCAATCGTATCCACCCTGTGAACCTTGACACCCCTTTCCAAATCACGAATAGCTTGTAAAGTTTCCTGATTGGGTTGAAGTAAATCTTTGGGTAATTCGGCACTCACCGCCAAACGGTTAACAAGCATCCGGATCACAGTCGAGAGATCCATACCCAAGACTTTGGCATTAGCCATTGCGGCAACTTTAGATGCAGAAGACACTCTGGCACGTACAACAGTATCCGTCATAAAAACCTCCGATTAATTTGAATTAATGTAGCTTTTTTGTAGCTACATGTCAAATTTATCCCCACACCGGGCTTATCGGGAAAAATAAAGATGAAAAACACCTTCCGTCTTATGTCTTGGCGCTGATGCTGTTTTCTAGGTCACTTTTTGCCGAAGAGGTCAATTTTCAAAACTTAAAACTGATCTGACGCCGCCAAGCGCAGTGGCGATTTATCCCGGCAAATGTTAGTGATGATTTTTGGGGATATCGTGAATAACCCCTTGCATCCCACACTGTAGTGGCATAGTTAATTTGGCCACCTGATAAAAACCAGGTGATAAACTCACGTTATCAAAAAAGGGGGAACAATGAACAAAAAACACAAACTCCCCTACAGCCCTGAATTTAAGCTAGAAGGGGCTCAATGAGTGACAAAACAAGGATATAGGGGGATAGAAGGAGCAAAAGCCATGGGCGTGAGTATCATCGCCCTCCGTGATGGGGTGAGGCGGTCAATGAGCGAAAAAAGTGGACAAACTATTTCCCAAGGTAAAACAATGACAGCAGACCAACAACGGATTCAAGAGCTGGAAGCCAAACTCCGCAAGGTTGAACGGGAGAAAGATATCCTCAAAAAGGCTTCATCTCTCTTAATGTCAGAGTTCCTGAACACTTCCCGTGAGTAGAGAAACTTAAGAAGAGCCATGCAGTGACACGCTGATGTCAAGTGTTTGGGATACATCGAAGCCGTTATCAATATTGGGTAAAGGGGGTTAATAGAATCAAGCCTGAACAGATAGAGTGACAAGCTCAGGTACGTCAGGAGCAAGAACGATGTCTGTCATGGTATCAGAACGGGGTATTCCGCCAAGTCGCTATCGGGCAACGAGAGTCATGCGTCAGTTGGAACCGGTCAGCCATCAGCCACCGACTCATCAATATAAAAAGGCGAGACAGGAACATCAGGCTATTCCTGACGTGTGAGCGCGTCAGTTTTCTGTGGCTGCCCCTCATCAGATGTGACCTATCTCTTCTGGGCAGGGAATCGTTGGACCTGTCTAGCCGTACTGATAGACCTGTTTGCACGTAAACCGACAGGATGGGCCCTCTCTTCTTCCCCAGACAGTGAATTCACCTGCAAGGCATTGTGGATGGCTTATGAATCAAGAGGACGCCCCAACGGCGTCAGGTTTCATTCAGCTCAAGGTTGCCATGACACGAGCCTGACGTTCAGGCAGCCACTCTGGCGCTATCGTATGACCCAAAGTCTCAGCCGTAAAGGTCATTGTTGGGACAACTCTCCTATCGAACGCCTGTTCAGAAGCCTCAAAACAGAATGGGTACCCAAAGCAGGGTATCCAACTCAACAAGAAGCCAGGCGGGATCTTGTTGATGATCTCATTGGCTACTACAGTCAAACGCGGCCTCATCAATACAACGGGGGATGAACGCCAAATGAACCGCAGCGGTTGTACTGGAAAAAACACAAGATACTGGCCTGTTTTACTTGACCACTACAATTTGACAAAACACGCTATCCCCTTCTGGCCTCAGCCTATCCTTCAGGACAATTGCCGGACTTAATGGGGAGAATTTATTCGGGGCGCGGATGCGGGCAGGAAAATTGATACGGGCAGAAAGGTACTGAGTGCACAGGGCGATGCTATCAGAAACATCACGGGCCAATTCGGGTATGTGAGGCAAGGGCAGTGGGGACCCTAGGTGACCGCCACTGGGGCTTTTTATCAGACCTCGACATTTAGTGCGGCCATCAAAAGAGGCGACCCCGATAACTGGGGCTCCGTCTCTGCGTTTGATGCGTCTCGGGTCGTCCCCACCGCCCACGAAAACCGACCCCGTAATGTGGCGTTCAACTACATTGTTCGAGGCGCTTGAGGTGGATGCCTTTGTAGAATACCCCGATTCATCTGGAAAGCCCCTCGACCCCTAGGAGGGGGAAATAGCTTGTCCGGAAGTGCCGAGTTATTTTTTTAATTTGATATGACTTTCTATTCTAAACAAATCGCAGTTTTTATACCAAAAATGATTTGAACAAGCAAAACGAAACCATTTTTCAAAGTATTCTGGATAATCAAAAATAAACAATTTATGGCTTGGATCAGAAAAAATAATTTTTACTTTATTTTGTTGATTTTCAATCATAATAGCTGCTGCATGGCCTGATTTATACTTACTACTTGATGAAGAAAATAATATATAAATATTTTCTCCTTTGTGTTTATTAAGAGTTATCAAATCGATTGAACGTGAAACAAATTTATCATGAGTTTCGTTATTTTTAACCTGATTACAATCAATCTTTGTAAGATCATTCTTTTCTAACAATTCATCTATGAAATCATATTCTTTTTCTTTTCATTAGCTTCGATTTGCAATTTGCAGATTTCGTTAACTTTTGAAATTTTGATCTTTGATTTTCCGTTTTCTTTACTAACAACTCGCATATCTGTATCTATTGTTTTTCCTTTAGAGAACTCTATTAACTGTTGTATTGAAAAACCAAGACAAACACCTGGTTTCGTTGAATCAGAAAAATCAAGAATAGATGCAAACTTTCCAGTGTCTTGTTGATAATGTTTAATTACTTTGCCGCCATGTTCCTCTACAGTTTCGTCTATATTTTTTTGCTTTAATTTACCTGGAGCTCTTGATTCTTTAGCTATTTTGACAGTCATATTCTTATTTTCTTGATTCAATATCTCTTTACTGCAATCTAAAAAAGAAGGCAGAATATCTTCATCAAACAAGAATTTATCACCATATTGTGCTAACAAGGCAGATTTTTTTAGATACTGCAATTCTCTTTGATCTAAATTTTCAATTTGAATCTTATGGTAAGAATTTACAACGTTAGTAAAATGCTCAAAATTTTTTGAATTTTTTTTATTTTCACCGATTTTTTTATAGGTAAAAAAACTCATATCGGATATTAAAGACTTAACATTCTTTGTAAACATGATTTACCCTCGGTAAATTATTTATAATTACATTCATAACTATTAAATTATTTTAGTCAATAGTTTCAAACACTTCGTATTTATGAAAGTTTTCTTTAAAATACTTTTGTCACATAAAAAAAATAAAGGCGAAACAAAAGAAATTGAGCCATTTTCTAGATTGCTTAGATATTTTAAATAAATTTTAAATCATAAAAATATCAGGAAACAACCTGAATATGGGTTTAAAATAGTTAATATAAAGGCGGGAAAATGAGCAAAATCACAGGTCATAATAAAAATTAAGTGATTGTAAAATCACACTTAAAATATCGCCTATAGTTATTATATGGCAGTGTTAACAAAGTAAATTAAAGACCTTAAGACAAGCGATAGCGAAGAAAGAAAAGAAGGTGATATCGAGTTTATCAAAGCGTAAAGCGAGTCTTTTTTGTTCTTTTATGCTGAAGAAGAAACGTTCAATCGCAGAGCGTGTTTTGTATTTTTCTTTATCATTAGGTTGAATGCCGGTGCAAACAGCCCCTTTTCGTCGGGGTATCACAGGGCTCTTTCCACTATCCCGGATTAATTTTCTGACATCAAAAAAGTCAACTCCCTTATCAGCGATGATGTAGCTCACCTTCCTCCCATTTCCCTTTATCCACAGCTCAGTAAAGGCTTTCATATCGGAGCGCTGTCCTTCAGATAGACAGGCACTCCGGAGAAAGCGGCCTGAAAGACCCACGTGAATTTGAGTGCTCACGCCTTTTCGGCCGCGCCCTATCGATTGAGGTCCCTTTTTTTAAGGCTTCCTGAGCCGTGTCGGTGGATGGCGACCGTCGTACTGTCTACCCATGTACAGTCCATTTTGATTTTCTTTTTTTGTTGTAAACGATAAAGCAAGTTCCAGAACAAGCCATTTTCACTCCATCTTTTAAAGCGCATATAAATCGTATGCCAATGACCGTATAAATCAGGTACATCACGCCAAGGGATACCCGTTCTCAATACGTACAAAACAGCTGAAAAAAACTGATAATGACTGATGCTTGCAGGTCTACCTGGACGTTTATCATATTTTATAATATGAGGTTCGATTATTTTTATAAAATCACACTCTTTGAGCGGATAGTGCCTGTTTTTCATTTCTTTATCCCCCTAAAAAACAGAGAATATCTTAACATTAACTTTGTTAACAGTGCCATATTTGCACTACGAAGCTGAAAGATCATCTTGATGCCAAGTTGAGTGTGTTGGATTATTTGGCTTATTACAATAGTAAACGTCCCCACAGTGTACTGGGATATCTTTCACCCATGCAGTTTGAGCGAATACCATTAATCAATGTGTCTTAAAAATGTGTCCGGTTTTACTTGACCATTACAGTATTTAATGAAGTCGGATTCAGTTTTATCCGCTTCTTTGCTCTAGGTATTTTTGTAAGCACGGAGCACTTTGAGTCTGGAAGTCAATAACACTGAGGCTTGATGCGCTTGAATCACCCGCTTGGCAATGCGTGTAATTTTTTTTCATCACCAAATTGGTGACTTCTCGTTTCAATTCTGGCGTAAATTCTTGACTAAACATTTTTTGATACCTTCTCTTTACTGTCCAAATTTATCAGGCCAGAACAATTGGCCGGTCAGCCAACAACTTGCGATTAGATATGGTGTGGCTTTTAGTGCCATCGCTTTACAGTTCTTCAATACAGAGACTGCCGGTAGTAAGGTCGATTATTTTCATTACACCTTTATTACAATGGGGATGATCACGATATTATCAGGCTGGTTCTTTTTATTCTTAAAACCCCAAGATGGAGAGAATTTGATTAAAAGATCTGTTGTCAAAAAACTTCCATAAACCGCGTAAAAAATCAGGTCAAATTTCTACCTGAGAACCTAATTCAATCACCCTGTCTGGGGGAATTTCAAATTCATCAGGCTCATACATAGCATTACGACTGAGTGCAATGAATAATTTACCGCGCAGAAATAAATACCATGGCCGTTTGCTGAGAATTAAAGTCTCGCGAGATATAAAGAAAGAACTTTCCATCATTTTGCATGATAAACCTTCTAAACCACAACGATGAAAAATGTCTTCTACGTTCCGGATTTCTTTAAAACCATAATAGGCAACCACACGCCAAAAAGTGCCAGACAACTTTTCTATCGTGACTCTTCGAATATTATGTACATAAGGCACATCTTCCGTACGTAATGTGAGGAGAATCACTCTTTCATGTAAGATCTTGTTGTGTTTTAAGTTATATAAAAAAGCAAAAGGGATCACATTCACAGTATGAGATAAATATACCGCTGTCCCTGGCACTCTGATGGGAGAATTTTTTTCAAGAGAAGAGATCATGGCTTCTAAAGAATTATTATGCTGGTACATGCGGCGGAGCATCCGAAAACGTTCACTTTTCCAAGTGATCATAATAATGAATATCAGCAAGCCCAATGTCAGCGGTAACCAGCCACCTGAAAAAAATTTCAGAGAATTGGCTGAAAAAAGGGGAATATCAATGATTAAAAATGAAAATAAAAGCAAACCAACACAAACTGGATTCCAGTTCCAATTTTTGAGTGCAACAGCACAGATAAGAATGCTCGTTAATACCATGGTGCCTGTGACAGCAATGCCATAAGCTGCGGCCAGATTGCTAGAATGTTGAAAATTGATAATGACCAAAACAACGCCGATATACAGTGTCCAATTCACCATCGGGATATAAATCTGACCTGATTCCATCTCTGAAGTATGAATAATTTTCATGGGAGGCAAATAACCTAAACGTACCGCTTGTCTTGTCAATGAAAACACGCCAGAAATAACGGCTTGTGAAGCGATAATAGCAGCTAGCGTTGCCAATATTAATAAAGGAATCAAAGCCCATTCTGGTGCTAATAAAAAGAAAGGATTTTTAATAGCGGCGGGGTTTTTTAGCAGCAAAGCACCTTGACCAAAATAGTTGAGCACTAAAGAGGGCAATACAATACTGAACCAAGCTAAACGAATCGGAGATTTACCAAAATGGCCCATATCTGCATAGAGTGCTTCAACCCCTGTAACGGCTAGGACGATGGCTCCTAAAACAAAAAAAGAGGCAAGTTGATATTCTTTAAAAAAGGAAATGGCCCATTTAGGATGAACAGCTTTCAGGACTTCGGGATTTATTAAAATACCGGAAATACCCAGTAAAGCTAAAGTTAAAAACCAAATCAACATAATAGGCGAAAAAAATCGACTGACACTGCCAGTACCGTGTTTTTGAATTAAAAAAAGCAGAGTCAACAGCCCTATAGAACAGGGCACAATATAAGCCTCCAAGGAGGGAGCGGCTATTTCGAGCCCTTCAATCGCAGAGATCACAGAGACAGCGGGAGTGATCACCACTTCACCATAAAAAAACCCAGCAACAATCAGCCCAATCATCACAAGAATAGACGTCACACGAGGAGTTGTATTGCGTCCCGCCAAAGACATCAGAGTTAAAATACCTCCTTCACCTTCATTGTCGGCACGCATAACATGAACTAAATATTTTAGGGAAACGATTAAAATCAGTGCCCAAAAAATGAGCGACAAAAAACCAAACACGACATCAGGTTGAACACTAAAATTATAATAGCCCGAAAAACATTCGCGTAATGTATAAAGCGGACTGGTACCTATATCGCCATAAACGATGCCAATGGTCGCCAAAGAGGCAGCAGATAAAGATTTTTTATTTTTTTTATTCATCATTATTTTTTAAATAAATGGATGTTACATCCCATAGCATGGCATACAGAGCGAAGATATTTTCAATTTTATTAAAATAGACCTCTTTCGAAACCGTAGAGAAGGTCGCGACTTCTGCGTTGCCCGGTGCTCGGAATCCTCATGTACAGGTCAAATTTTGATAACCGGCCTTCGCTGTTTGTGTTTTGTGTTGCGTACCACATTTGCCAATATGCTGCATATTGCCACTTTCGCGTTTTTGCATAAATTAAAAGGGATTATCTTTGTTATTGGTGGAGGAGGCATTGCGATGTATTACATTTTACGGCACAGGATAACTATACCATTCCTTTAAAGTGGGTATTTTTCCCTACTTAATCACACTGAATTTAATGAAGCCTTTTTGAAGGAGCGCTCATTGATTGAAACCATTTTTGAACAACTCAAAAATCTCTGGACAATAGAACACACTCGTCATTATTCATTGCCGTTCATGAACGGGTTATAGAGCAGCCTCAAAGTTGCCCTTATTTTTTTTGAAAAATGCTGAGCCGTAGCAACTTCAACTATTTCCTCTTGCAGGCTTTTGATACATTATTGAGTTCTAATAAACTATTAAGGCTGTTTTTTTAATTTTCTTCGAAAATCTTAGCGCTAATTGGCTCGTACGTTGATGCTAACCTGGGAACATGAAATTCTGGTTGAAAAAAATATGTCTTCCTGTATTGAGCTCTGAACTTCCTGGAAGGCAATTGAGAGCAAAATTTCTAAAGATTTTATCTATTTCTCTTAATTCGTTAATCATGTTTAAAGATAGAGCTTCTTTCATATGCTGATATGAAAATATTGGATTTTTGCTTGAATGGAGATCTGTTACTTTTTTGAAGCTCTGATAATCACAGTCATCAAAAAAATCTGGAAAATTTTCTTTTATATTTAGTTTTTTAGCCCCAGGTACAGAATGATTAATATCTAACTCATTATTAAAGTGATCAGTTAATATCATGTATCCATATTTCATACGAGAATCATTTTCATTAAAAATAGTGAAGTTTACTGATGTAATTTTTATTTAATTTTTTGTAAATAAATTTTGCCTCTGTAAAATGACGATAAATAAGATTTCATGATCTGTGGCTAAGCGATTTAAATTTAGTATAAGACATAAAGAATCAATTCGAATGAGTTTACTATGAGTTATTCACTTTATACGATTAATATTATTTCGTTTAGCAGTGGCAGTGTTAACAAAGTCTTAAGATAAGCTCTGTCTTTTTGAGAATGATAAAAAATGAGAAACAGACAGACATTATCCCATAAAAAGAGGGCTTTGTTCGGTTACTCGTAATTGACTTCCTATTCTAAATTTTAGGTGGTTCTATGATTTTGTGGCATGCCAATCGAGTGAATTAATACTCCACAGGCTATCATCATTTCTTGTTCTTGATGCGCAAGTTCTCGTGCAATATAAAAGAACTGCTTTTCGCGTCAACAAGCAACGCTCCTAATGTACTGCTATTGATTCGGATACAGCGTCATAAAGCGTTCTGAATCTTTTACCATTGATTCGGTGCCGACAAAAAAAGGAGATCTTTGATGAAGCGTCTCTGGCGTGATGTCTAAAATTCTATGGCTTCCATTACTGGCTTTGCCTCCGGTCTGCTCTGCTAAAAAGGCCATAGGGTTGCATTCATAAAGTAATCTTAATTTACCCTCAAGATGACAAGTTGTATTGGGATAAATATAAATTCCCCATTTCAATAAATTACGATGAAAATCGGCCACTAAAGAGCCTATGTAACGAGAATTATAGGGCCGTTGTGTGTCGGTATCTTCTTCTTGGCAGTAGTATTGAATAGACTTCTTCGGAAACTCTCATTTATCTCATTTTCATGTTATAAATTGCGGCAATGAGATGAAATCTTAATCCAAAACGTTTTCGCCGGTTTCGATACCGATCTGATACTATTTTAAATCTTTTAATCATACCAATGACATTTTCGTTTAATACCCCCTGGCTTGATAACTCACGATTGTTCCGTTTGTCTTCTTTTTAACGGATTCTTCTTTGTCTTTTTCTTAGGCAACCCCGAGTTTGAATGAATCTTGCCAAGCCCCTGGTCACCTGTATCTGTCACTGTTTTGATTTCAGGATGTATTCTTACACCAGACTCCTTGAACAACCTGAAATCATGACCTCTCCCATGAGTCAAGGCTGTACAGAGCACTGCTTTGCTTTTTTTATCCACGATTACCTGGGTTTTTAAGGTGTGTCATTTCTTTTTCCCTGAGTAAAACCGCTTTTGTTTTTTTTGGGACGCTCAATTGGCATTTCTGTGGCATCAATAAGAACCACCTCATACTCCCTATCACTTTTTAATCACGCTTTGCGTCCCGGTAGGGTGAAATCAGGATGCTTTATGAGCGTATTCTCTATCCATTTAATCGTTTCACAGCAGCTGCTCTCACTCACCCCATAGCTTTGGCTCAGATGAAAATAAGGGTGATATTCTCTTATATACTCAAGAGCCATTAATAATCGGTCTTCTATACACAGCTTGGGTTTCCGACCTCCTTTCCCTTGCTGACACTTATCTGAGTCATTCAATATCTTGAGCATCTTTTCAAATATACTGCGTTTCACTCCGGTTAAGCGCCGAAATTTTTCCTCTTCCAGTCCCTTTATTACTTCATATTTCATCGGGGCTCCTTTTTCGGGAGATTTTTACCAAAATTCCTACATGAATGAGAGTTTCCGAAGAAGTCTAATGTAGCCAGGAAATGATTATGTGTGTAACCGGATTTTGGCAAATTTTTAGG harbors:
- a CDS encoding type II toxin-antitoxin system RelE/ParE family toxin encodes the protein MLKIVYQSRFKKDAKRYENNKKAQKIILETINLLQTGKPLPKRYKEHSLIGNYIGYIECHGMSDVLLIYQRTDTELKLYRVGSHSDLF
- a CDS encoding type II toxin-antitoxin system RelB/DinJ family antitoxin, with translation MTDTVVRARVSSASKVAAMANAKVLGMDLSTVIRMLVNRLAVSAELPKDLLQPNQETLQAIRDLERGVKVHRVDTIEELKRDLGW
- a CDS encoding transposase, producing the protein MSTQIHVGLSGRFLRSACLSEGQRSDMKAFTELWIKGNGRKVSYIIADKGVDFFDVRKLIRDSGKSPVIPRRKGAVCTGIQPNDKEKYKTRSAIERFFFSIKEQKRLALRFDKLDITFFSFFAIACLKVFNLLC
- a CDS encoding transposase — its product is MKNRHYPLKECDFIKIIEPHIIKYDKRPGRPASISHYQFFSAVLYVLRTGIPWRDVPDLYGHWHTIYMRFKRWSENGLFWNLLYRLQQKKKIKMDCTWVDSTTVAIHRHGSGSLKKRDLNR
- the kup gene encoding low affinity potassium transporter Kup; this encodes MNKKNKKSLSAASLATIGIVYGDIGTSPLYTLRECFSGYYNFSVQPDVVFGFLSLIFWALILIVSLKYLVHVMRADNEGEGGILTLMSLAGRNTTPRVTSILVMIGLIVAGFFYGEVVITPAVSVISAIEGLEIAAPSLEAYIVPCSIGLLTLLFLIQKHGTGSVSRFFSPIMLIWFLTLALLGISGILINPEVLKAVHPKWAISFFKEYQLASFFVLGAIVLAVTGVEALYADMGHFGKSPIRLAWFSIVLPSLVLNYFGQGALLLKNPAAIKNPFFLLAPEWALIPLLILATLAAIIASQAVISGVFSLTRQAVRLGYLPPMKIIHTSEMESGQIYIPMVNWTLYIGVVLVIINFQHSSNLAAAYGIAVTGTMVLTSILICAVALKNWNWNPVCVGLLLFSFLIIDIPLFSANSLKFFSGGWLPLTLGLLIFIIMITWKSERFRMLRRMYQHNNSLEAMISSLEKNSPIRVPGTAVYLSHTVNVIPFAFLYNLKHNKILHERVILLTLRTEDVPYVHNIRRVTIEKLSGTFWRVVAYYGFKEIRNVEDIFHRCGLEGLSCKMMESSFFISRETLILSKRPWYLFLRGKLFIALSRNAMYEPDEFEIPPDRVIELGSQVEI